In Drosophila bipectinata strain 14024-0381.07 chromosome 2R, DbipHiC1v2, whole genome shotgun sequence, one genomic interval encodes:
- the LOC108123529 gene encoding uncharacterized protein, which translates to MILVRGYFEIAELLAAFFGSVIFYLSGFYIVPLKDAPDLSTILFILSVVLLLNHARVNLFAPLDELWRLFLELGCFYLCTQFIVLCVWEPFHFLLHVLRDSLMNTRPVLNLLVDYPKVFVFLRQDCWYFLKLLTAIAITLMTVNFTHAWDYVYGRRRYQYVERALRDRKYVDFYKRTRRYINTRIKPRWIREELKKSLIDY; encoded by the coding sequence ATGATACTTGTGCGTGGCTATTTCGAGATCGCTGAATTGCTGGCCGCCTTCTTTGGCTCTGTGATCTTTTACCTTTCTGGCTTCTACATAGTACCGCTGAAGGACGCCCCTGATCTGTCGACGATTTTGTTCATCCTGTCGGTTGTGCTTCTATTGAACCATGCGAGGGTCAACTTATTTGCGCCTTTAGACGAACTGTGGCGTTTATTTCTGGAATTGGGATGTTTTTATCTGTGCACCCAGTTTATAGTGCTATGCGTGTGGGAGCCATTCCATTTTCTACTGCATGTGCTACGGGATTCCCTAATGAACACTCGACCAGTTTTGAATCTCCTGGTCGATTATCCCAAAGTGTTCGTGTTCCTTCGTCAGGACTGTTGGTACTTTTTGAAGCTGCTTACCGCCATAGCGATCACACTCATGACGGTAAACTTTACTCATGCCTGGGATTATGTGTATGGGCGGCGTCGGTATCAGTACGTGGAACGCGCACTTCGTGATCGAAAATACGTCGATTTTTATAAACGCACTCGTCGGTACATCAATACTAGGATAAAGCCAAGGTGGATACGCGAAGAGCTAAAGAAATCTTTGATAGATTACTAA
- the Dlish gene encoding SH3 domain-containing protein Dlish — translation MAFLCPVRMRRDKKKATNASIERDLPAVGGLGMGRITGSSSIETLVRVGIEKEHGLSPDSKMVVLHDFTPCVDDELEVKRGQLVNILYRENDWVYVIGQDSRQEGFIPFSYCAPCNTQLADLAVKKKLPRDQCPDQPQDENLPLLGADNKLDVLCDETLNAGSAKSMENILLVEPECTPFIKEPSGRCIVLYTFIARDENDLSVERGEFVTVLNREDPDWFWIMRSDGQEGFVPASFIYPADSVRVLQQQKATLTAVENILQQGQQGQQNQQQQQQLGLGTDDLRYHGTELVMLYDYKAQAPDDLYLSVRRGDWIYADLNNQTVDGWLWAYAPKTRKYGFIPKAYARPPAMTSL, via the exons ATGGCTTTCCTTTGCCCTGTGCGTATGCGGCGCGACAAGAAGAAAG CCACAAATGCCAGCATAGAACGAGATCTTCCCGCTGTGGGTGGCTTGGGAATGGGACGCATAACTGGCTCATCTAGCATTGAAACCTTAGTAAGAGTAGGAATCGAAAAGGAACACGGTTTAAG TCCCGATTCTAAGATGGTAGTACTGCATGACTTTACACCCTGTGTGGATGATGAACTGGAAGTTAAAAGAGGTCAGCTGGTTAATATTCTGTACAGAGAGAACGACTGGGTCTATGTGATTGGGCAGGACTCTCGCCAGGAAGGTTTCATTCCATTCTCCTATTGTGCTCCATGCAATACTCAGTTGGCGGATCTGGCCGTAAAGAAGAAACTTCCTCGAGATCAATGTCCCGACCAGCCGCAAGATGAAAATCTACCACTCCTGGGCGCAGACAATAAACTGGATGTGCTGTGTGATGAAACCTTGAATGCAGGGTCGGCGAAAAGCATGGAGAATATTCTTCTTGTAGAGCCAGAGTGTACCCCATTCATTAAAGAACCTTCTGGCCGTTGCATTGTTCTATACACCTTCATTGCACGCGACGAGAACGACCTGTCCGTGGAACGTGGCGAATTCGTCACGGTTCTTAATCGCGAGGATCCCGACTGGTTTTGGATAATGCGAAGTGACGGCCAGGAGGGATTTGTCCCGGCCAGCTTCATTTACCCTGCCGACAGTGTGCGTGTCCTGCAGCAACAAAAAGCCACTCTGACAGCTGTCGAGAATATCCTGCAGCAGGGTCAACAAGGTCAGCAgaaccagcagcaacaacagcaactggGATTAGGAACAGATGACCTACGCTATCACGGAACGGAGCTTGTGATGCTTTATGATTACAAAGCCCAAGCTCCAGATGATCTGTACCTTTCTGTGCGCCGTGGGGATTGGATATACGCCGATCTCAACAATCAAACCGTAGATGGATGGCTTTGGGCGTATGCTCCCAAGACCAGGAAGTATGGATTTATTCCAAAGGCATATGCTCGACCGCCAGCCATGACAAGCCTTTAA
- the Snx16 gene encoding sorting nexin-16 — translation MSLRALRKRETNNSYINNNNNLRTPAPATTTLFKKATTSPKKNLNKTANSNRGLGKQSLLQQRKLLGRSCNSCPDLRQLGWYSNNNNNGSLLRSKSEGDVGVVTSGAPLTVANAKSEVCLQRISSHSYEPSGIPATEMLGGARSHRDLTQSSYGNQSGELVQGRAPRRMSECSLGYSQTSSRSMFASQMTLSSGSAAPPVDPNSVLRVPIIGYEVMEERARFTVYKLRVENPETNDCWLVMRRYTDFVRLNGKLKQAFPNVNLILPRKKLFGDNFNAVFLDNRVQGLQIFVNSVMAKEELRKCKLVREFFCLDEPPSYSESMEECRAIFEAQEETITHLKLQIQNKNDLILSLQQKLRDEINEKDQLRETLKNINLNCSHCSSANEGSLDDK, via the exons aTGTCACTGCGGGCGCTCCGGAAAAGAGAGACAAACAATAGCTACattaacaataataacaacttaAGAACACCAgcgccagcaacaacaactctCTTCAAGAAAGCAACAACGTCAccgaaaaaaaatcttaacaAAACTGCCAACTCTAATAGGGGCTTAGGCAAACAGTCCTTGCTCCAACAGCGAAAGTTGTTGGGAAGGTCCTGCAACTCGTGTCCTGACCTTCGACAACTGGGGTGgtacagcaacaacaacaataacggCAGCCTGTTGCGCAGTAAATCGGAAGGGGATGTTGGAGTAGTTACCTCGGGAGCCCCTCTAACCGTAGCCAACGCCAAATCAGAGGTGTGTTTGCAAAGAATTAGCTCACACAGTTACGAACCGTCGGGAATTCCTGCAACAGAAATGCTGGGAGGAGCACGTTCACATCGGGACTTGACACAATCCTCATATGGAAACCAATCGGGAGAGCTGGTGCAGGGTAGAGCACCCCGCAGAATGAGCGAATGCAGTCTTGGCTACAGCCAGACAAGTTCGCGATCTATGTTCGCCAGCCAGATGACGTTATCTTCGGGATCTGCGGCTCCACCTGTTGATCCCAATTCCGTGCTCAGGGTGCCCATTATCGGCTATGAGGTAATGGAAGAACGAGCACGGTTCACGGTCTACAAATTGCGCGTCGAAAACCCAGAGACGAACGACTGCTGGCTGGTAATGCGCCGGTACACGGACTTTGTCCGCCTCAATGGAAAACTCAAGCAGGCTTTTCCAAATGTTAACCTTATTCTACCGCGGAAGAAACTGTTTGGGGACAACTTTAACGCCGTCTTCCTGGACAATCGCGTGCAAGGCCTTCAGATCTTCGTAAATTCCGTAATGGCCAAGGAGGAGCTGCGAAAATGCAAGTTGGTGCGGGAGTTCTTCTGTCTGGACGAGCCGCCCTCGTACTCAGAGTCTATGGAGGAGTGTCGG GCAATTTTTGAGGCCCAGGAGGAAACTATCACCCACTTAAAGCTGCAGATACAGAATAAAAACGATCTCATACTCAGTTTGCAGCAGAAATTGCGTGACGAGATTAACGAAAAAGATCAGCTCAGAGAGACCTTAAA AAACATAAACCTTAACTGTTCGCACTGCTCCTCAGCCAATGAAGGCAGTCTGGATGACAAGTAG
- the LOC108123526 gene encoding ataxin-10, with product MAHVHRETNDLINRLVCLNPIENADEITGILKSLRLLLTQGAESQETLARNEDFAKFLDAVAFNPQMRTEQRIIHNLSLQVLANSVVNNEVTQSITWTQHGTKISEQVYAPPLGSSNNVLLMIMYNIYLNGRGLISDLVALQTCLRLWHEINEAQCTYNFEYLHFFLEHFIVKNGRGCVACYQKLETEDRVSFLDYVAHYLRENSPNGEVTLFLLQHFAKEFRLKSDCLLRETLKLKHELHPREVHTLLRIIASASGSEKYANVYSADHSLFINVSSLLRCVVAAGKEPDGGGLDKPMTKLEEVALTSGIDAGYEKKVSYELKTLLVRCTANLLYDNKENKGYCLDTQLLPTLLECTVMDARNPLMREWSILAIRNACINCPEVQQVIAGLTMQGSAPNDILTELNLDMGALRISDRQQ from the exons ATGGCGCATGTG cACAGGGAAACCAATGACCTTATAAATAGGCTAGTGTGTTTAAATCCAATTGAAAATGCGGATGAAATCACAGGAATTCTTAAGAGTTTGAGGCTTTTGCTCACCCAAGGCGCAGAAAGCCAAGAAACATTGGCCAGAAATGAAGACTTCGCCAAATTTCTGGATGCTGTGGCTTTCAACCCACAAATGCGCACGGAGCAGCGGATTATTCACAATTTGTCCCTTCAAGTCTTAGCCAACAGTGTAGTTAATAATGAAGTTACCCAAAGTATCACTTGGACACAGCATGGCACAAAAATATCGGAACAAGTTTATGCTCCTCCACTGGGAAGCTCCAATAATGTGCTCCTGATGATCATGTACAATATATACCTTAATGGTAGGGGATTAATAAGCGACCTTGTAGCGCTCCAGACGTGTCTCCGGCTATGGCATGAAATAAACGAGGCACAATGCACATACAATTTTGAGTATCTGCATTTTTTCCTTGAACACTTTATCGTTAAGAATGGCCGTGGTTGCGTGGCATGTTACCAAAAGCTGGAAACAGAAGATCGTGTGTCCTTTTTGGATTATGTAGCTCACTATCTCAGGGAAAACAGTCCAAACGGTGAAGTGACGCTTTTCTTACTGCAGCACTTTGCCAAGGAATTCCGTCTTAAGTCGGATTGTCTCCTGCGGGAGACTCTCAAGCTAAAACATGAGTTGCATCCCCGCGAGGTTCATACTTTGTTGCGAATCATCGCGAGTGCCAGTGGTTCCGAAAAGTATGCCAATGTTTATAGCGCAGATCACTCCCTGTTTATCAACGTGAGTAGTCTGTTGAGATGCGTGGTGGCCGCGGGAAAGGAGCCCGACGGAGGAGGCCTGGACAAACCCATGACCAAGCTAGAGGAAGTAGCCCTTACATCAGGAATCGATGCTGGCTATGAAAAGAAGGTTTCATATGAACTTAAAACTCTACTTGTTCGGTGCACTGCTAACCTGCTTTACGACAACAAGGAAAACAAGGGTTACTGCTTGGATACCCAGCTATTGCCAACCCTTCTGGAATGTACCGTAATGGATGCCCGAAATCCTT tAATGCGAGAGTGGAGCATCCTGGCTATACGAAATGCCTGCATCAACTGCCCGGAGGTTCAACAAGTAATTGCTGGACTCACAATGCAGGGTTCAGCTCCTAATGACATCCTCACTGAGCTGAATCTCGATATGGGTGCACTGCGCATTTCGGACAGGCAGCAATAA
- the LOC108123525 gene encoding uncharacterized protein isoform X1, whose translation MKRDLSTSTIGRDEARRPLMEAYMFQRRVLLGCSLLTVVSLLIWIVAISTDHWIIISGGQGIFIPESRRFFMSSHSGLWRHCRNTIVPNALSNAQVVRNFSSMSYTAQTNINEAKRNLSHMDFIKEFAKEKLDTGDNFTEAARRHMFAHWARGEDEDFQTLRNAFRSIVMSTEENQRQINATANKPIPIDPLDVQGIIRRNTFGSALQRVKYNNTWSYYVIPEVAQLAIFSNWTNYPLVVRLLGTYIRDIGIPAYVLNDERVLLILVPPLPPKRGGQSAYYSYIPNQRCKYIDMFPNSNALRNEPGFDDELLVAWYFLSDYIRTQASFACITLFVMSLGAVFSFYTFMNPRYMFKRLAGGIHLVAASTALVVLQVLFSSIDYTKDHLFYAYPDGAELTYGYGVFLAWFTFADNILCGVMFLWYSGKKKGAKAPNDEVAMADEPTIMGR comes from the exons ATGAAGCGTGACCTGTCCACATCGACCATCGGCCGCGATGAGGCCAGGCGTCCTCTTATGGAGGCCTACATGTTCCAGCGCCGGGTCCTCCTGGGATGCAGCTTGCTGACGGTGGTATCGCTGCTGATCTGGATAGTGGCGATATCGACCGATCATTGGATAATCATTTCCGGTGGACAAG GCATCTTTATTCCGGAGTCAAGAAGATTCTTTATGTCCTCGCACTCGGGATTATGGCGCCACTGCCGGAACACCATTGTTCCCAATGCTCTAAGCAATGCCCAGGTGGTGAGGAACTTCAGTTCCATGTCCTACACGGCGCAGACGAACATCAACGAGGCCAAACGGAATCTCTCGCACATGGACTTCATCAAGGAGTTTGCCAAGGAAAAATTGGACACAGGAGATAATTTCACAGAAGCAGCTAGACGACACATGTTTGCTCATTGGGCACGAGGCGAGGACGAGGACTTCCAGACCCTGCGAAACGCGTTCCGATCCATTGTGATGTCCACCGAAGAGAACCAAAGGCAGATCAATGCCACGGCGAACAAACCTATACCCATTGATCCTTTAGATGTGCAGGGAATTATTAGGAGGAATACATTCGGATCGGCTCTGCAGCGGGTGAAGTACAACAACACCTGGTCCTATTATGTGATACCAGAGGTGGCTCAGTTGGCCATCTTCAGTAACTGGACGAATTATCCTCTGGTGGTGCGGTTGTTGGGTACCTATATCCGGGACATTGGTATTCCCGCTTATGTTCTGAATGACGAGCGGGTGCTTCTAATCTTAGTGCCTCCGCTGCCGCCAAAACGCGGAGGTCAAAGTGCCTATTACAGCTACATCCCGAACC AACGATGCAAGTATATTGACATGTTCCCCAACTCTAACGCCCTTCGAAATGAGCCTGGATTCGACGACGAGCTATTGG TGGCTTGGTACTTCCTTTCAGACTATATCCGGACGCAGGCGTCCTTTGCCTGCATTACGTTGTTCGTGATGAGCTTGGGGGCAGTGTTCTCCTTCTACACGTTCATGAATCCGCGCTATATGTTCAAGCGACTGGCGGGAGGAATTCACCTGGTTGCAGCATCCACAGCCCTGGTGGTACTCCAGGTACTCTTCTCTTCAATTGACTATACGAAGGATCATCTATTTTACGCGTATCCCGATGGAGCAGAGTTAAC CTACGGGTATGGAGTCTTCTTGGCCTGGTTCACTTTTGCGGATAATATTCTATGCGGTGTTATGTTCCTCTGGTACTCGGGCAAGAAAAAAGGCGCCAAGGCGCCCAACGATGAGGTGGCCATGGCGGATGAGCCCACCATCATGGGCAGATAA
- the LOC108123525 gene encoding uncharacterized protein isoform X2, whose protein sequence is MKRDLSTSTIGRDEARRPLMEAYMFQRRVLLGCSLLTVVSLLIWIVAISTDHWIIISGGQGIFIPESRRFFMSSHSGLWRHCRNTIVPNALSNAQVVRNFSSMSYTAQTNINEAKRNLSHMDFIKEFAKEKLDTGDNFTEAARRHMFAHWARGEDEDFQTLRNAFRSIVMSTEENQRQINATANKPIPIDPLDVQGIIRRNTFGSALQRVKYNNTWSYYVIPEVAQLAIFSNWTNYPLVVRLLGTYIRDIGIPAYVLNDERVLLILVPPLPPKRGGQSAYYSYIPNQRCKYIDMFPNSNALRNEPGFDDELLDYIRTQASFACITLFVMSLGAVFSFYTFMNPRYMFKRLAGGIHLVAASTALVVLQVLFSSIDYTKDHLFYAYPDGAELTYGYGVFLAWFTFADNILCGVMFLWYSGKKKGAKAPNDEVAMADEPTIMGR, encoded by the exons ATGAAGCGTGACCTGTCCACATCGACCATCGGCCGCGATGAGGCCAGGCGTCCTCTTATGGAGGCCTACATGTTCCAGCGCCGGGTCCTCCTGGGATGCAGCTTGCTGACGGTGGTATCGCTGCTGATCTGGATAGTGGCGATATCGACCGATCATTGGATAATCATTTCCGGTGGACAAG GCATCTTTATTCCGGAGTCAAGAAGATTCTTTATGTCCTCGCACTCGGGATTATGGCGCCACTGCCGGAACACCATTGTTCCCAATGCTCTAAGCAATGCCCAGGTGGTGAGGAACTTCAGTTCCATGTCCTACACGGCGCAGACGAACATCAACGAGGCCAAACGGAATCTCTCGCACATGGACTTCATCAAGGAGTTTGCCAAGGAAAAATTGGACACAGGAGATAATTTCACAGAAGCAGCTAGACGACACATGTTTGCTCATTGGGCACGAGGCGAGGACGAGGACTTCCAGACCCTGCGAAACGCGTTCCGATCCATTGTGATGTCCACCGAAGAGAACCAAAGGCAGATCAATGCCACGGCGAACAAACCTATACCCATTGATCCTTTAGATGTGCAGGGAATTATTAGGAGGAATACATTCGGATCGGCTCTGCAGCGGGTGAAGTACAACAACACCTGGTCCTATTATGTGATACCAGAGGTGGCTCAGTTGGCCATCTTCAGTAACTGGACGAATTATCCTCTGGTGGTGCGGTTGTTGGGTACCTATATCCGGGACATTGGTATTCCCGCTTATGTTCTGAATGACGAGCGGGTGCTTCTAATCTTAGTGCCTCCGCTGCCGCCAAAACGCGGAGGTCAAAGTGCCTATTACAGCTACATCCCGAACC AACGATGCAAGTATATTGACATGTTCCCCAACTCTAACGCCCTTCGAAATGAGCCTGGATTCGACGACGAGCTATTGG ACTATATCCGGACGCAGGCGTCCTTTGCCTGCATTACGTTGTTCGTGATGAGCTTGGGGGCAGTGTTCTCCTTCTACACGTTCATGAATCCGCGCTATATGTTCAAGCGACTGGCGGGAGGAATTCACCTGGTTGCAGCATCCACAGCCCTGGTGGTACTCCAGGTACTCTTCTCTTCAATTGACTATACGAAGGATCATCTATTTTACGCGTATCCCGATGGAGCAGAGTTAAC CTACGGGTATGGAGTCTTCTTGGCCTGGTTCACTTTTGCGGATAATATTCTATGCGGTGTTATGTTCCTCTGGTACTCGGGCAAGAAAAAAGGCGCCAAGGCGCCCAACGATGAGGTGGCCATGGCGGATGAGCCCACCATCATGGGCAGATAA